One Gemmatimonadota bacterium DNA window includes the following coding sequences:
- the mrdA gene encoding penicillin-binding protein 2 yields the protein MSVGFSQNDSPTHRGQLYLFIGIVTALFLLLAVRLFYFQVISGEEYRAHSERNRIRPVVIEALRGLIMDRNGVVLAENRPSYTIAATPFETSDETVDYLGELTEREARAIRMRIRDPSVNRFNPLPVQRNVSYEIACRVEEHLPDLPGVLVQITPGRMYGTGTLASHVLGYVSEINQQELEELGEEGYRSGDIIGKMGVEKAFEHHLRGQNGLEFMEVNARGQELGPLPGMPALLPESGNNVYLTLDTRIQAVAEEAIPDSLAGALVAVDPMTGAVIAIVSRPGFDPNLFTERIPQETWDSLANHPMKPLLDRTLDGQYPPASTMKIVTASAALEENLVTQSTLFRPCNRGYQFGNRWAGCWTHGHGSMAFRDAMTHSCDVYFYQVGHLLGLERWGRYARGFGLGTPTGYDAGDEQGGLVPDTDYYDPAENRMWTPGKILNLAIGQGELLVTPLQMAMLTAAVANGGVLYRPYILDRVESAGGETVVTGEPSIRDTLTVSSKTLRLIRESLTNVVNEGTARSARLPYAQLAGKTGTAENPHGDSHSWFVAYAPAESPRIAVAAIMENAPSGSAVPIVRQVVDTWLSLEPTPVAGLIDAGYTEDTAP from the coding sequence ATGTCCGTTGGCTTTTCCCAGAATGACAGCCCCACCCACAGGGGCCAGCTGTACCTGTTCATCGGTATCGTGACCGCGCTCTTTCTCCTGCTCGCCGTTCGCCTGTTTTATTTCCAGGTTATTTCGGGCGAGGAGTACCGGGCGCATTCGGAACGGAACCGGATACGGCCCGTCGTGATCGAGGCGTTGCGTGGCCTGATCATGGACCGCAACGGAGTCGTCCTGGCGGAAAACAGGCCGTCCTACACCATCGCCGCCACCCCGTTCGAGACTTCCGACGAGACCGTGGACTACCTGGGGGAACTCACCGAACGGGAAGCCCGGGCCATTCGAATGCGTATCCGCGATCCGTCGGTGAACAGGTTCAATCCCCTGCCGGTCCAGCGGAACGTGTCCTATGAAATCGCGTGCCGGGTCGAAGAACATCTTCCGGACCTGCCCGGCGTACTCGTTCAGATCACCCCCGGACGGATGTACGGCACGGGCACGCTGGCAAGCCACGTGCTGGGTTACGTTTCCGAGATCAACCAACAGGAACTGGAGGAACTGGGCGAAGAAGGCTATCGATCCGGGGACATCATCGGGAAAATGGGGGTGGAAAAGGCCTTCGAGCATCACCTCCGCGGCCAGAACGGCCTTGAGTTCATGGAAGTGAACGCACGCGGCCAGGAACTCGGACCGTTGCCCGGCATGCCGGCCCTTCTGCCGGAATCGGGTAACAATGTCTACCTGACACTGGACACCCGTATTCAGGCCGTTGCCGAAGAGGCGATTCCCGACAGCCTTGCCGGCGCACTGGTGGCGGTGGATCCCATGACGGGCGCGGTCATCGCGATCGTCAGCAGGCCCGGATTCGACCCGAACCTGTTTACGGAGCGGATTCCCCAGGAAACGTGGGATTCGCTTGCCAACCATCCCATGAAGCCCCTGTTGGACCGGACCCTGGACGGGCAGTATCCACCGGCTTCCACGATGAAGATCGTGACGGCCTCCGCCGCGCTGGAGGAGAACCTGGTCACGCAGTCCACGCTTTTCCGTCCCTGCAATCGAGGTTACCAGTTCGGAAATCGCTGGGCGGGGTGCTGGACCCACGGTCACGGTTCAATGGCGTTCAGGGACGCCATGACCCATTCCTGTGACGTCTATTTCTACCAGGTGGGTCACCTGCTGGGACTGGAACGGTGGGGCCGGTACGCCCGGGGCTTCGGCCTGGGAACTCCGACCGGTTACGACGCGGGTGACGAGCAGGGCGGCCTGGTTCCGGACACGGACTACTACGATCCGGCGGAGAACAGAATGTGGACGCCCGGCAAGATCCTGAACCTGGCGATCGGTCAGGGTGAACTGCTCGTAACGCCGCTGCAGATGGCGATGTTGACCGCCGCGGTGGCCAACGGAGGCGTGCTTTACCGGCCCTACATCCTCGACCGGGTGGAGTCGGCCGGCGGAGAAACGGTGGTAACCGGCGAACCAAGCATCAGGGACACGCTGACCGTTTCCTCGAAGACGCTGCGCCTGATCCGGGAATCCCTGACAAACGTGGTCAATGAAGGGACCGCACGGTCGGCGCGACTGCCCTACGCGCAACTGGCGGGAAAGACGGGCACGGCCGAAAACCCGCACGGTGACAGCCATTCCTGGTTTGTCGCCTATGCTCCGGCTGAATCACCGCGTATCGCCGTCGCGGCGATCATGGAGAACGCGCCATCGGGTTCTGCGGTGCCGATTGTACGCCAGGTGGTCGACACCTGGCTTTCCCTCGAACCGACACCTGTCGCCGGCCTGATCGACGCCGGATACACGGAAGATACCGCGCCTTAG
- the mreD gene encoding rod shape-determining protein MreD, whose product MRLKHVILLFLAFVVDSTWGHEIAIWGIRPDFVMIMLIYGAMESGAFAGTILGFSVGLLEDFNGSPEHLGLNALCNTLVAYGVGIAGNTLYRDSLSTLLLTLLAAGFVHSAIYWLVFTRLQLAESVYMLGTVSLPTMLYTISMALLLIVGLTFRQGQFNVRWLFPE is encoded by the coding sequence ATGCGTCTAAAACACGTTATCCTGCTGTTCCTGGCGTTTGTCGTCGACAGCACCTGGGGACACGAGATCGCCATTTGGGGAATCCGGCCCGATTTCGTAATGATCATGCTGATCTATGGCGCGATGGAATCGGGGGCCTTCGCGGGGACCATCCTGGGCTTCAGCGTCGGGTTGCTGGAGGATTTCAACGGCTCGCCTGAACACCTGGGACTCAACGCCCTGTGCAATACGCTGGTCGCATACGGTGTGGGCATCGCCGGAAACACGCTCTACCGGGACAGCCTCTCCACCCTGCTGCTCACGCTGCTGGCCGCCGGCTTTGTCCATTCCGCCATTTACTGGCTGGTGTTTACCCGGTTGCAACTGGCCGAATCGGTGTACATGCTGGGAACGGTTTCGCTGCCCACGATGCTCTACACGATCTCCATGGCGCTTTTGCTGATCGTCGGGTTGACCTTTCGACAGGGACAGTTCAATGTCCGTTGGCTTTTCCCAGAATGA
- the mreC gene encoding rod shape-determining protein MreC, whose translation MFRFFYILYHHRQYTAFALAMIISILLLTAAPQRQVGITRTVWLMVLTPFQEAFAFIPSYFNLKSENQLLRQKLVQWQLQSADLEERRYENQRLRRLLSLKEKDRYTYVPAEVIGWNTDQRLNTIVIDVGRSEQIRKYMTVVMEDGVLGRIIEVGLTSSYVQLLTDRNCRISGLVQRSREHGIIRYVNDALYMELPLRADVRIGDRVVTSGLGETFPSGLPVGSIGQITLDGRQLFKQVSITPAVELNRLEEVFVIAGEETPAAVDSLLAQ comes from the coding sequence ATGTTCCGGTTCTTCTACATTCTCTACCACCATCGCCAGTACACCGCTTTCGCCCTCGCCATGATCATCTCGATCCTGCTGCTGACGGCGGCTCCGCAGCGGCAGGTCGGTATCACGCGTACCGTCTGGCTGATGGTACTGACGCCGTTCCAGGAAGCGTTCGCCTTCATCCCATCCTATTTCAATCTCAAATCCGAAAACCAGCTTCTGCGCCAGAAACTCGTCCAGTGGCAGTTACAGTCGGCCGACCTCGAGGAACGTAGATACGAAAACCAGCGGCTTCGCAGGTTGCTCAGCCTGAAGGAGAAAGACAGGTACACCTATGTTCCCGCCGAAGTCATCGGCTGGAACACGGACCAGAGATTGAACACCATCGTCATCGATGTGGGCCGTTCCGAGCAGATTCGGAAGTACATGACCGTAGTCATGGAGGACGGCGTTCTCGGAAGAATCATCGAAGTCGGTCTGACTTCGTCCTACGTTCAGCTGCTGACCGACAGGAACTGCCGTATAAGCGGTCTGGTCCAGCGAAGCCGGGAACATGGGATCATCCGGTATGTAAATGACGCGTTGTACATGGAGTTGCCCCTTCGGGCCGATGTCCGCATTGGCGACCGCGTGGTGACGTCGGGACTGGGGGAGACCTTTCCGTCCGGATTGCCTGTAGGCAGCATCGGCCAGATCACGCTGGACGGCCGGCAACTGTTCAAACAGGTTTCGATTACGCCCGCGGTGGAACTCAATCGCCTGGAGGAGGTGTTCGTGATCGCGGGTGAAGAAACGCCTGCCGCGGTAGATTCGCTTCTGGCCCAGTGA
- a CDS encoding rod shape-determining protein, producing the protein MRFTLPDFFSNDIGIDLGTANTLVYVRGRGIVINEPSVVAVNTKTGKVVAVGAEAKVMLGREPPDLKAHRPLRDGVIADFEYTEAMIRYFIRKVLKNSFFIRPRVVACIPSGVTDVEMRAVRDSAERAGAKEVMLISEPMAAAIGCSLPVEEPVGSMIIDIGGGTSEIAVISLGGIVTAKSVRIGGDEMDEAIINHMKNDCNLQIGFNMAEQIKWKLGSAYPVFDRELEMTVKGLDLIDRIPRSVVVDSLAIRRVLSQPLDGVIMAVRQTLELTPAELAADIIDRGIIISGGGSRLPGLDRQITKETKLPVRLDDEPMTSVVRGAGKIIENFAAFETMLSVLKD; encoded by the coding sequence ATGCGTTTTACCCTGCCGGATTTCTTTTCCAATGATATCGGCATCGATCTGGGTACGGCAAATACGCTCGTTTACGTACGCGGCAGAGGCATCGTCATCAACGAACCTTCCGTCGTGGCGGTCAATACCAAGACCGGTAAAGTCGTTGCCGTCGGTGCCGAGGCCAAGGTCATGCTCGGCAGGGAACCACCCGATCTCAAGGCGCACCGGCCGTTGCGCGACGGGGTGATCGCCGACTTCGAGTATACGGAAGCCATGATCCGGTACTTCATCCGCAAGGTGCTCAAGAATTCTTTCTTCATACGGCCGCGCGTCGTGGCGTGTATCCCCTCGGGGGTGACCGACGTCGAGATGAGGGCGGTCCGGGATTCGGCGGAGCGGGCCGGCGCCAAGGAAGTGATGCTGATCTCCGAACCCATGGCGGCCGCCATCGGCTGTTCCCTGCCCGTGGAAGAGCCGGTGGGGAGCATGATCATCGACATCGGCGGCGGGACCTCGGAGATCGCCGTGATCTCACTCGGCGGCATCGTGACCGCAAAGTCGGTACGCATCGGCGGCGATGAGATGGACGAGGCCATCATCAACCACATGAAGAACGACTGCAACCTTCAAATCGGTTTCAACATGGCCGAACAGATCAAGTGGAAACTCGGTTCGGCCTATCCCGTGTTCGACAGGGAACTGGAAATGACGGTGAAGGGGCTCGACCTGATCGACCGGATTCCACGTTCGGTCGTGGTCGATTCCCTGGCGATCCGCAGGGTACTTTCGCAACCGCTCGACGGCGTGATCATGGCGGTGAGGCAAACCCTGGAATTGACGCCGGCGGAACTCGCGGCCGATATCATCGATCGCGGGATCATCATCAGCGGCGGCGGGTCCCGGCTGCCTGGCCTGGACAGGCAAATCACGAAGGAGACGAAGCTGCCGGTAAGGCTCGACGACGAGCCCATGACCTCGGTCGTCCGGGGAGCGGGGAAGATCATCGAGAATTTCGCCGCCTTCGAGACGATGCTGAGCGTCCTGAAAGACTAG